The Proteiniborus sp. DW1 genome contains the following window.
TACTTATTAGTCTAGTCAATTTGAGTTTTAAGACCTTCTTACTCGGATCTCTAATATGATACATAGCTACACCTCCTTTCATGTATTTCAAGTACGAAATATGTTTGTAGAGAAGAGTAAACATATTTCTACCTGCTTAAGATTGAAAAACTAATTTTTATTCACCTTTAATTTCATAAGGCTTATGATATATATTCCCTTTTTATACTTCTTTCCCTCTCAATCTAGCTAATTTCATAACTTTCAAAATAGCATGTCTACATCCTATAGTCCATTTTATTCTTATTGTTTATACATAATAATTAATTAAAAAACACTAACTAATCTTATTTTTCCATTTTTTTCCGAATAACCATATATATGCAATTATCCCTAGACTTGTCTAATGCTATAATGTTATAATTAATTCAATCTAATCAATTAAGTAAAGATATTTAATTTTAATATTCTTTTATATTTATTAGTTCAATTATAGAAGTGAGGTGTTTTTTATTGTATTTACACAAGAGATTTCAAAAATTAAGAACTTTAAAGCAGATTAGCAGGCAGGATTTAGCTAAAGGTATTGTCTCATATTCTCATTTATGTAATTTCGAGTCTGGACGCCATAATCTTTCTGATGATATAATTAAAGCACTGGCAGATAAATTAGGTGTTCCTGCTGAATACTTTTTAGCCCATAATATTAGAAGTCGTAGGCTTAATGAACTTTTATCTAATTTAGTAGCTTTCTTGAAAAATAATAGTTATAGTGAAGCAGAGAATGTCATATATAATATTGAAGTGAATTATCCTTACATAAACTCAACATTCCAAGAGACTTGCTTTTATATCCTAAAATCATATTTTCTTTTTAAAATCCAGAGAGCTTCTGAAGCTATAGCCTTAGTTACAGATGAAATAATGTACCTAGTTGAAGAAAAAGACTTAAAGTACTTTACTGATCCATACTTTATAGAAAGCTACTATTACGTTCTAGCAACGACCTATCTTCGCAATAAAGAATATATAAAAAGCTATGATTTCTTTTTAAAATATATGAATTATGCCTCAAGTGACTTATCAAAGGCAGATGCATATTACAACTTAAGTGTCTCATCATACAGAATGAACCACCTATCGAATGCTATTTCATTAGCCAAAGAAGCACTTGAAATATACCTCGATGAACTAGCTTGGGTAAAAATCTTTGACTCTCATAACTTTATAGGTTGTCTATATTTAGAGGATAAAAGTTTAGATTTAGCTGAAAGCCATTTCTTGAAAGCATTAGATGTAGCTAAAAAAATGAATTTAAATAATTTACTGGAAAAAATATATCACAACTTAGGGTTGCTATATAAAGTATACAAAAATTTTGATGCAGCACTAGAATATTTATATATGAGCCTAGATCTAAAAAAGCAGTCAAAGAATAATCCCAATATTACCTATTACGCAATTATTAATATATATATATAAAAACTAGATATAAAAAAAGCTGAAGATATCTTATCAGAAGCCCAAGCTATATGTACTAATGAAAGCGACTATTATTTCTGTAAAGAGCTATCTGCTTCAATTTGTTTTCATAAAGGAGAGTACCATTTATATGAAACCTATATGAAGGAAGCCTTTGATTACTTTTATAAAGTCAAAAACAAAAAAGAAATTTCCTATATCTGTAATAATCTAGGGGAATATTATAAGAGTCTAAGAAAATATAAGAAGGCATGTTATTTCTATCAAAGTGCTTTCGATATTTTAAAATTATAGGGAGGGATAATATGAAAAAGTTTAAACCAATCCTAATAGTAAGCTTAGTGGCATCTCTTATACTCATCAGCAGCGGCATCGTTTTTGCTGAGAATTGTTCAGAACCAGACTTTACAGAATATCAGAGTG
Protein-coding sequences here:
- a CDS encoding helix-turn-helix transcriptional regulator; the protein is MYLHKRFQKLRTLKQISRQDLAKGIVSYSHLCNFESGRHNLSDDIIKALADKLGVPAEYFLAHNIRSRRLNELLSNLVAFLKNNSYSEAENVIYNIEVNYPYINSTFQETCFYILKSYFLFKIQRASEAIALVTDEIMYLVEEKDLKYFTDPYFIESYYYVLATTYLRNKEYIKSYDFFLKYMNYASSDLSKADAYYNLSVSSYRMNHLSNAISLAKEALEIYLDELAWVKIFDSHNFIGCLYLEDKSLDLAESHFLKALDVAKKMNLNNLLEKIYHNLGLLYKVYKNFDAALEYLYMSLDLKKQSKNNPNITYYAIINIYI